A DNA window from Acidihalobacter prosperus contains the following coding sequences:
- a CDS encoding DsrE family protein, with protein MSRFVFRALLALVSLGLLAAGPASAEVKMPPIEQKPFATHHIVLQISDPNPMKQTLVLNVAANLARYYGPDKVDLEIVAFGPGLRLLLDNNVNRKRVIEMAKNYGIKFDACHNTLMNFSKQLGYTPKLNPEAEVVPAGAARIVDLVQHGYILIKP; from the coding sequence ATGAGTCGATTTGTTTTCAGGGCGCTGCTGGCGCTGGTGTCACTGGGCCTGCTGGCGGCCGGCCCGGCTTCCGCCGAAGTGAAGATGCCGCCCATCGAACAGAAGCCTTTCGCCACCCACCATATCGTGCTGCAGATCAGCGACCCCAACCCGATGAAGCAGACCTTGGTTCTCAATGTGGCGGCCAATCTGGCCCGCTACTACGGCCCGGACAAGGTCGATCTTGAAATTGTGGCCTTCGGGCCCGGCCTGCGCCTGCTGCTCGACAACAACGTGAACCGCAAGCGTGTCATCGAGATGGCCAAGAACTACGGCATCAAGTTCGACGCCTGCCACAACACGCTGATGAATTTCTCCAAACAGCTCGGCTACACCCCGAAGCTGAATCCCGAGGCCGAGGTGGTCCCGGCGGGCGCCGCGCGCATCGTGGATCTCGTGCAGCATGGCTACATTCTGATCAAGCCCTGA
- a CDS encoding RNA polymerase sigma factor, whose protein sequence is MFDLVSLSSQIKKRIAEERPRLYRMAYAWCCDPTLADDLAQEAISKGLQKAGQLREAERLQSWLYAILHNCWRTHLRRQRPDQPLDEEAFPCDDCPETVNQRQQVVDRVRAAIKALPLGQREVITLVDLNGFAYAEVARILDIPIGTVMSRLSRARQALLVALADVQQQSPQTSSPRASLRRVK, encoded by the coding sequence ATGTTTGACCTCGTCAGCCTATCCAGCCAGATCAAGAAGCGTATCGCCGAAGAGCGGCCGCGCCTCTACCGCATGGCCTATGCCTGGTGTTGCGACCCCACGCTTGCCGACGATCTGGCACAGGAGGCCATCTCCAAGGGCCTGCAGAAGGCCGGGCAACTGCGCGAGGCCGAACGACTGCAAAGCTGGCTCTACGCGATACTCCACAACTGCTGGCGCACGCATCTGCGTCGGCAGCGCCCGGATCAGCCTCTCGACGAGGAAGCCTTTCCCTGCGACGACTGCCCGGAAACGGTCAATCAGCGGCAGCAGGTCGTGGACCGCGTGCGCGCGGCCATCAAGGCGCTGCCCCTCGGTCAGCGCGAGGTGATTACCCTGGTCGACCTCAACGGTTTCGCCTATGCGGAAGTGGCACGTATCTTGGATATACCCATTGGCACCGTCATGAGCCGTCTCAGCAGAGCGCGTCAGGCCCTGCTGGTCGCCCTGGCGGACGTACAACAGCAATCTCCGCAGACGTCATCTCCACGCGCCTCACTCAGAAGGGTCAAGTGA
- a CDS encoding type IV pilus twitching motility protein PilT, translating into MSRVDRWLEDLLQRGGSDMHLIAGQRPRMRLDGELQAVSDSPLPAEEIETMAGELLGEHARARFEREDGVDFAYQMADQARFRVNLFRHLGGLGLVMRAIPHVPRSLEALDLPPVLGSLCQHKQGLVLVTGKTGSGKSTTLAAMVDFINSKRRGHILTIEDPIEFVHSRKRSLISQREVGEHTPSFAAALRSALREDPDVILVGELRDHETIALAVTAAETGILVLGTLHTRRADLTVDRLINVFPAGKQSQVRIMLSTSLRGVVSQQLVRRAEGSGRVAATEVLVNTAAVSSLIRDGKVGQLETAMQSGALVGMQTMDGDLRRLVDAGVIEGHEAYTHSTHKEAFRAYLA; encoded by the coding sequence GTGAGCCGCGTGGATCGCTGGCTGGAGGATTTGCTGCAGCGCGGCGGTTCCGACATGCACCTGATTGCGGGGCAGCGTCCCCGGATGCGACTGGACGGCGAACTTCAGGCCGTATCCGACAGCCCGCTACCCGCCGAGGAAATCGAAACCATGGCGGGCGAGCTGCTGGGCGAGCATGCCCGGGCGCGGTTCGAGCGCGAGGACGGAGTCGATTTCGCGTATCAAATGGCCGATCAGGCGCGTTTCCGGGTCAATCTCTTCCGCCATCTCGGCGGCCTTGGCCTGGTCATGCGGGCGATCCCTCATGTGCCGAGATCGCTGGAGGCGCTAGACCTGCCGCCGGTGCTGGGCAGCCTCTGTCAGCACAAGCAGGGGCTGGTGCTGGTGACCGGCAAGACCGGCTCGGGCAAGTCGACCACCTTGGCGGCGATGGTCGATTTTATCAATTCCAAGCGGCGTGGCCACATCCTCACCATCGAGGACCCCATCGAGTTCGTGCATTCGCGCAAGCGTAGTCTGATCAGCCAGCGCGAGGTCGGCGAGCACACGCCGAGCTTCGCGGCCGCACTGCGCTCGGCGCTGCGCGAGGACCCCGACGTGATTCTGGTGGGCGAACTGCGCGATCACGAAACCATTGCGCTGGCGGTCACCGCCGCGGAGACCGGTATCCTGGTGCTCGGCACCCTGCATACGCGGCGGGCGGATCTCACCGTGGACCGGTTGATCAACGTATTTCCCGCCGGTAAGCAGTCGCAGGTCCGGATCATGCTTTCGACGTCCCTGCGCGGCGTGGTGTCGCAGCAGCTCGTGCGCCGTGCCGAGGGTTCTGGACGGGTTGCTGCCACAGAGGTGCTGGTCAATACCGCAGCCGTGTCGAGCCTGATTAGGGACGGCAAGGTCGGACAGCTGGAAACTGCGATGCAGAGCGGCGCGTTGGTGGGCATGCAGACCATGGACGGCGATCTCCGCCGGCTGGTCGACGCCGGCGTCATCGAGGGGCACGAAGCCTACACCCACAGCACGCACAAAGAGGCCTTCCGTGCCTACCTGGCCTAG
- a CDS encoding type IV pilus twitching motility protein PilT has protein sequence MARIDAFLKLGREQGCSDVHLAVGSPPLLRMNGEIMPIRFRELGDRELLGYVFEILSENLKQRYRLGEDLDFSYMAEGVGRFRANVFRKATGIGASFRHIPSLVPSLGDLGLPPVVHRLAEHRQGMVLVTGSTGTGKSTTLAAMLDLINGQDALNVITLEDPIEFIHESRKAQIVQREIGTHVPGFSEGLRSALREDPDVILVGELRDPDSIMMAMVAAETGHLVLATLHTTTAVKTIDRIIDALPAEQREQGKSFLANNLRGVISQVLVRSAEGGGRRVVVESLAMTPAVAQMLLSDKTHQIPSVMQTGREAGMQLLDQGLLDGIQRKLIDPDDAYLYAQDKKAFQRFVTDASLLPRVGLAGG, from the coding sequence GTGGCGCGTATTGATGCCTTCTTGAAACTCGGTCGCGAACAGGGGTGTTCCGACGTGCATCTGGCGGTGGGTTCGCCGCCGTTGCTGCGCATGAACGGCGAAATCATGCCGATTCGTTTCAGGGAACTTGGCGATCGCGAGCTGCTGGGTTACGTCTTCGAAATCCTCAGCGAGAATCTCAAGCAGCGCTACCGCTTGGGCGAGGATCTCGATTTTTCCTACATGGCCGAGGGCGTCGGCCGCTTTCGCGCCAATGTGTTTCGCAAGGCGACCGGTATCGGCGCCTCGTTCAGACACATCCCTTCGCTCGTGCCGAGCCTTGGTGATCTGGGCCTGCCGCCCGTGGTTCATCGTCTGGCCGAGCATCGTCAGGGCATGGTGCTGGTGACCGGCTCGACCGGCACGGGTAAATCCACCACCCTGGCGGCCATGCTCGATCTCATCAACGGGCAGGATGCACTGAACGTGATCACGCTCGAAGACCCGATCGAATTCATCCATGAGAGCCGCAAGGCGCAGATCGTCCAGCGCGAGATCGGTACCCATGTGCCCGGGTTCAGCGAAGGTCTGCGTTCGGCGCTGCGCGAGGACCCCGACGTGATCCTGGTCGGCGAGCTGCGTGATCCCGACTCCATCATGATGGCCATGGTCGCCGCCGAAACCGGCCATCTCGTGCTGGCCACGCTGCATACCACCACGGCGGTCAAGACCATCGACCGGATCATCGACGCCTTGCCCGCCGAGCAGCGCGAGCAGGGCAAAAGTTTCCTGGCGAACAATCTGCGAGGGGTCATCTCCCAGGTGCTGGTGCGTTCGGCCGAGGGGGGCGGACGTCGCGTGGTGGTGGAATCCCTGGCCATGACGCCCGCGGTCGCGCAGATGCTGCTCAGCGACAAGACGCATCAAATCCCCTCGGTCATGCAGACCGGACGCGAGGCGGGCATGCAGTTGCTTGACCAGGGTCTGCTCGACGGGATCCAGCGCAAATTGATCGATCCGGACGACGCCTATCTCTACGCGCAGGATAAAAAGGCATTCCAGCGCTTCGTGACCGACGCATCGTTGCTGCCGCGCGTCGGCCTGGCCGGGGGCTGA
- a CDS encoding protein kinase domain-containing protein → MSLFRDFRTERRIAQMLAIKQISSVEGVEALQKLRECAGESIPRLIRLLASGESANRGRLVQILTRLLDDDSLPHFHRVLAAGEPRLAQAAVEILRGGRGYNPNHLLEFLADPAVPKAALLDILSAQGKALDAAGVLRQISHLDPSERNIAFRLLAEIAEPSLIPELASRANARDLQIRQGVARVLGRFDHPQAHEALRQLLDDPGKTVRQLALEGLAAHPGALDIETAFRLLRDSDMSIQGRAVETIIRMQDPETLTHLIDILRDESEYVRRAGVEILNEIGDTTAIKTLLRAIRDDDWWVRARAADALARIGGSRVIQAVVSLLRDDDEFIRRAAVEIMNSIKDEASFRHLIDALADSDWWVRERAVDALAKLGNKAAVPALMPLLERDDSTAVAVLRALMRLGGVEQIEAVSAQLNRPEPAVRSEAMLVLVELADAAHAPTIRGRLEKAAQSAPEDEVRELARDCAIRLGERYAAPGAAAATYATPMTGDASEAGSAEAEVPVIEGPPIKLKLLRAGELLGERYRHIRRIGRGAFGTVTLAEDLVRGEQVILKFLHPQMAVDDNMVRRFQREHHFAKRIEHRNVIRIYDFFMLGGLYVISMEYFPSTALSAEVKAQVPLSLERALHIAHEVAAGMTAAHAIGIVHRDLKPGNILTNEHNLVKIVDFGVAAAVDSTDTRLTRTGLLVGTPRYMAPEQVLGKTIDARTDIYSLGVILYEMLAGSSPYSGEDNVAVMYQHVQGGAAPLHERNPEISRTLSAFVARMMAVDPDKRFRNMSEVRRTLEPFMHDHRL, encoded by the coding sequence ATGAGTCTGTTCCGAGATTTCCGCACCGAACGACGCATCGCGCAGATGCTGGCTATCAAGCAGATCAGCTCGGTGGAGGGTGTGGAGGCCCTGCAGAAGTTGCGCGAGTGCGCGGGCGAGTCCATACCTCGGCTGATTCGCCTGCTGGCGTCCGGCGAAAGCGCCAATCGCGGCCGGCTCGTCCAGATTCTGACGCGGCTGCTGGACGACGACAGCCTACCGCATTTCCACCGTGTGCTGGCCGCCGGCGAGCCGCGCCTGGCCCAGGCAGCGGTCGAGATCCTGCGTGGTGGACGGGGTTATAACCCCAATCATCTGTTGGAGTTTCTGGCGGACCCGGCGGTCCCCAAGGCGGCGTTGCTGGATATCCTGTCGGCGCAGGGCAAGGCGCTCGATGCCGCCGGCGTGTTGCGTCAGATCAGCCACCTGGACCCCAGCGAACGCAATATCGCCTTCCGTCTGCTCGCGGAGATTGCGGAGCCGTCGTTGATTCCCGAGCTGGCGAGCCGCGCCAACGCCCGTGATCTGCAGATTCGACAGGGCGTGGCGCGTGTATTGGGGCGATTCGATCATCCGCAGGCGCATGAGGCTCTGCGCCAGTTGCTCGACGACCCGGGCAAGACGGTGCGCCAGCTCGCCCTCGAAGGTCTCGCGGCCCATCCCGGTGCACTGGATATCGAAACCGCCTTTCGCCTGCTGCGCGACAGCGACATGTCGATACAGGGGCGCGCGGTGGAAACCATCATCCGGATGCAGGACCCCGAGACACTCACCCACCTGATCGACATCCTGCGCGACGAGTCGGAGTATGTCAGGCGTGCCGGCGTCGAGATCCTCAACGAAATCGGGGATACCACGGCGATCAAGACGCTGCTCCGGGCCATTCGTGACGACGACTGGTGGGTGCGCGCGCGTGCTGCGGACGCCCTGGCTCGAATCGGCGGCAGCCGAGTGATTCAGGCGGTCGTTTCCCTGCTGCGTGACGACGATGAATTCATCCGTCGTGCCGCGGTGGAGATCATGAACTCGATCAAGGACGAGGCCTCGTTCCGGCATTTGATCGATGCGTTGGCGGATTCGGACTGGTGGGTGCGCGAAAGAGCCGTCGATGCGCTCGCCAAGCTGGGCAACAAGGCCGCCGTGCCGGCGCTGATGCCGCTGCTTGAGCGTGACGATTCGACCGCGGTCGCAGTGCTGCGGGCACTGATGCGTCTGGGTGGCGTGGAGCAGATCGAGGCCGTATCGGCGCAGCTCAACCGGCCGGAGCCGGCGGTGCGCAGCGAAGCGATGCTGGTGCTCGTGGAACTGGCCGATGCGGCGCATGCTCCGACAATCCGCGGGCGCCTGGAGAAAGCGGCCCAGAGCGCGCCGGAAGACGAAGTGCGCGAACTGGCGCGCGACTGTGCGATCCGCCTAGGTGAACGCTACGCCGCACCGGGTGCGGCCGCCGCAACCTATGCCACGCCGATGACCGGGGATGCCTCGGAAGCCGGGAGCGCGGAAGCGGAGGTGCCGGTCATCGAGGGGCCGCCGATCAAGCTCAAGCTGCTGCGCGCAGGCGAGCTGTTGGGCGAGCGATACCGCCATATCCGGCGTATCGGGCGCGGTGCCTTCGGCACGGTGACGCTGGCCGAGGATTTGGTGCGCGGCGAGCAGGTTATCCTCAAGTTTCTGCATCCGCAGATGGCCGTGGACGACAACATGGTGCGGCGCTTCCAGCGCGAACATCATTTCGCCAAGCGCATCGAGCACCGCAACGTCATTCGGATCTACGATTTTTTCATGCTGGGCGGCTTGTACGTGATCAGCATGGAATACTTCCCTTCAACGGCCCTGTCCGCCGAGGTCAAGGCGCAGGTGCCACTCAGCCTGGAGCGGGCGTTGCACATCGCGCATGAAGTCGCCGCGGGCATGACCGCGGCGCATGCGATCGGCATCGTGCATCGCGATCTCAAGCCCGGCAACATCCTCACCAACGAACACAATCTGGTGAAGATCGTGGATTTCGGTGTCGCCGCTGCGGTCGACAGCACCGATACGCGTTTGACGCGAACCGGCCTGCTGGTCGGCACGCCCCGCTACATGGCGCCCGAGCAGGTGCTCGGCAAGACCATCGACGCGCGCACGGACATCTACAGCCTCGGCGTGATTCTGTATGAAATGCTCGCCGGCAGCTCGCCCTACAGCGGTGAGGACAACGTAGCGGTGATGTATCAGCATGTGCAGGGTGGCGCCGCGCCACTGCACGAGCGCAACCCCGAAATCTCACGCACGTTGAGTGCTTTCGTCGCCCGCATGATGGCCGTCGACCCGGACAAACGTTTCCGCAACATGTCCGAGGTGCGGCGTACGCTGGAGCCCTTTATGCACGATCACCGGCTGTGA